From the Entomomonas sp. E2T0 genome, one window contains:
- a CDS encoding TIGR03756 family integrating conjugative element protein, with amino-acid sequence MKWIFSLLSMLLLVIATPVNAQKLGGGGTNTAEITSSAMSPSCMQWTPVGVCLWMECNPKCKVKTSVKVRHFVPEAVVSTYADTGSNPWQEVSPMSLPVPGAEGGGGMVQSDGGRNNHAKFKNADVIGHPGGYAYSAVDGGYTCESATQPFYPYFLSTLDTIGWRFGIPEMIYPEALAPGMREVGSIFSGNMWGNVYPREGTIVQPDDYKSAAMAAQRAADITTRSGQPHVYTQIKGHARDGYWPPEQPVIENDDSTHTWQQISPSTEKTCDVFPNTEMTTRSANDAYVFALWRPYRCCKKVGDIFLGSIGN; translated from the coding sequence ATGAAATGGATATTCAGCTTACTGTCTATGCTATTGCTTGTAATAGCGACACCTGTTAATGCTCAAAAATTAGGGGGAGGTGGAACTAATACAGCAGAGATAACCAGTTCAGCGATGTCACCTTCTTGTATGCAGTGGACACCAGTAGGTGTTTGTTTGTGGATGGAGTGCAATCCAAAATGTAAAGTAAAAACATCAGTGAAAGTCAGGCATTTTGTACCTGAAGCAGTAGTCTCAACCTATGCTGATACAGGTTCAAACCCTTGGCAAGAGGTAAGTCCTATGTCTTTACCTGTGCCTGGTGCTGAAGGAGGTGGAGGCATGGTTCAAAGTGATGGAGGACGGAATAATCATGCCAAATTCAAAAATGCTGATGTCATTGGTCACCCTGGTGGCTATGCCTATAGTGCAGTAGATGGTGGTTATACCTGCGAATCAGCTACCCAACCCTTTTATCCCTATTTTTTAAGTACCTTAGATACCATTGGATGGCGTTTTGGTATTCCTGAAATGATTTATCCAGAAGCTTTAGCACCTGGTATGCGAGAAGTAGGGAGCATATTCTCTGGCAATATGTGGGGTAATGTTTATCCAAGAGAAGGTACCATTGTTCAACCTGATGATTATAAATCAGCAGCAATGGCAGCTCAGAGAGCAGCCGATATTACAACACGATCAGGACAACCACATGTCTATACCCAAATAAAAGGACATGCCCGTGATGGCTATTGGCCACCAGAACAACCCGTTATCGAAAATGATGATAGTACCCATACATGGCAACAAATATCACCCTCTACTGAAAAAACTTGCGATGTATTTCCTAATACCGAAATGACAACACGTAGTGCCAATGATGCTTATGTTTTTGCTCTATGGCGACCTTACCGTTGTTGTAAAAAAGTAGGCGATATTTTCTTAGGCTCAATAGGTAATTAA
- a CDS encoding DUF3275 family protein yields MITIPGTLTIVTLDGRFGPFNTAKLTTSIGEFVVKDKELDQYKAGKYQGQFVIDKIQPSHYCYGNRFVVECRAYLNSFELNENDDLTPEEEAAFSTNAQDPLEEEKPFTSDSSKKYSKAAPKPAKNKANSKQTNDSTAEAATDKSSDDEKLFGLLWPLGNSIKLDSTCDRETMRMQKARLEELGYEFDFRTQLWNLITAF; encoded by the coding sequence ATGATTACTATCCCAGGTACACTTACCATTGTTACATTGGATGGACGTTTTGGTCCATTTAATACAGCAAAATTGACTACATCAATAGGCGAATTTGTTGTCAAAGACAAAGAACTTGACCAGTACAAAGCAGGCAAGTATCAAGGCCAATTTGTGATAGATAAGATTCAACCTTCACATTACTGTTATGGTAATCGTTTTGTCGTTGAGTGTCGTGCTTATTTAAATAGCTTCGAACTTAATGAAAATGATGACTTAACACCTGAAGAAGAAGCTGCTTTTTCTACGAATGCACAAGATCCGTTAGAAGAAGAAAAGCCATTTACTTCAGATTCCTCTAAAAAATATTCAAAAGCAGCACCTAAACCTGCTAAGAATAAAGCAAATTCTAAACAAACTAATGACTCTACAGCAGAAGCTGCAACAGATAAATCATCTGATGATGAAAAGCTGTTTGGTTTACTATGGCCACTTGGTAATAGTATAAAACTAGATTCAACTTGTGATCGTGAAACAATGCGTATGCAGAAGGCACGATTAGAAGAACTTGGTTATGAATTTGATTTTCGTACACAACTTTGGAATTTAATTACCGCATTCTAA
- a CDS encoding conjugal transfer protein TraG N-terminal domain-containing protein — protein MTTNSFLEYYLTLLAWIINNSIWNTLVATGLFAIPLISIIINEWITARGEGADEGNKGALALARVENKLFTAYVVILFCCIPMLNISLEHMKFDSSRSTTCGVSVPEPSKTGYATSFETIGDQSASVPIWWWLIHAISKGITSAATASIPCAPDIRQISMEVDTTRIEDPILLQEVYDFTNDCYGLARARLFNNKPSLTDAQAYDVKWIGSDYLLNTPGYYDNAYSKLPRKNWPWNEARDTARARTANGGGYPTCKQWWSDSSIGLRDRLVNAVDPTLLTRLKGWITWSSSKEVEDATLRQLVSPEHQKKALSTGEIFQGYGASGRPSIANNVGHGINNTVSNVGLFAEKAQFYPKMNAIRTALPMVQAFLIMALIITLPILMVISTYNLKTVFTITFGMFTLHFMTFWWELARWADSSLLSALYKNESWGSMAKGYFLPVSIVSDGTVQSQVMDYVNGAMFLILPMFFVSTMAWAGYHVGGAISGLLEKGTAGSGAAAATGANTTKQIVEGAIKAAAKGKPG, from the coding sequence ATGACTACTAATAGTTTTTTAGAATACTACCTAACCTTATTAGCTTGGATTATCAACAACAGTATTTGGAATACATTAGTAGCAACAGGTTTATTTGCTATTCCACTTATTTCCATTATTATCAACGAATGGATTACAGCACGAGGTGAAGGGGCAGACGAAGGTAACAAAGGAGCATTAGCTTTAGCAAGGGTTGAAAATAAACTTTTTACTGCCTATGTGGTGATCTTATTTTGTTGTATTCCGATGCTTAATATCTCACTAGAACACATGAAATTTGACTCAAGTCGGAGTACTACCTGTGGAGTGAGTGTACCTGAACCTAGTAAAACAGGCTATGCCACTAGTTTTGAAACAATAGGTGATCAGTCGGCTAGTGTGCCTATATGGTGGTGGCTCATTCATGCAATTAGCAAAGGAATTACTTCAGCAGCTACAGCGTCTATTCCTTGTGCTCCTGATATTAGGCAAATATCAATGGAAGTTGATACAACACGTATTGAAGATCCAATCTTACTGCAAGAAGTTTATGACTTTACCAACGATTGTTATGGTCTTGCTAGAGCTAGGCTTTTCAATAACAAACCTTCTTTAACGGATGCACAAGCCTATGATGTGAAATGGATAGGATCTGACTACCTACTTAATACACCTGGCTATTATGACAATGCTTATTCTAAATTACCGCGTAAGAATTGGCCTTGGAATGAAGCCAGAGATACAGCACGTGCACGTACCGCTAATGGGGGAGGTTATCCAACATGCAAACAATGGTGGTCTGACTCATCAATTGGGCTTCGTGATCGTTTAGTAAATGCAGTAGACCCTACCTTATTAACTCGCTTAAAGGGTTGGATTACATGGTCCAGTAGTAAAGAGGTTGAAGATGCTACATTACGTCAACTGGTGAGTCCAGAACACCAGAAAAAAGCCTTATCTACAGGTGAAATATTTCAAGGATATGGTGCAAGTGGTAGACCTTCTATTGCTAATAATGTTGGTCATGGCATTAACAATACTGTCAGTAATGTGGGATTATTTGCAGAAAAAGCACAATTTTATCCTAAGATGAATGCTATTAGAACTGCATTACCGATGGTACAGGCTTTTTTAATTATGGCTCTTATTATTACCTTGCCTATTTTAATGGTAATCAGTACCTATAATTTGAAAACTGTCTTTACAATAACTTTTGGGATGTTTACTTTGCATTTTATGACCTTTTGGTGGGAATTAGCTCGATGGGCTGATTCATCTTTATTAAGTGCTTTATATAAAAATGAAAGTTGGGGATCAATGGCAAAAGGCTATTTTTTACCTGTCTCAATCGTTTCAGATGGTACTGTACAATCTCAAGTAATGGATTATGTAAATGGTGCAATGTTTTTAATATTACCCATGTTTTTTGTTTCTACAATGGCTTGGGCTGGTTATCATGTTGGAGGAGCAATAAGTGGTTTATTAGAGAAGGGAACAGCAGGATCAGGTGCAGCAGCAGCTACTGGTGCAAACACCACAAAACAAATAGTAGAAGGAGCAATAAAAGCAGCAGCTAAAGGAAAACCAGGTTAA
- a CDS encoding integrating conjugative element protein, whose protein sequence is MKKTLLALLIASMASTSIAKDYSVTTSGEVVEDYVMYSIGGGNASGVPLTYTKPNTIGLGLEWNSNLICGNMDMMATVQNQLNGITNGFQQLMGEVVDSATGAVQSLPAMLIQRANPGLYELLSNGVLQGRLDFDKSKLACQAMSAKLADVVTSAAFGAVSDGQAMQDMLGAADGAVTGALGDGSGVDAVSAMKGLEENLGQNGMAWLGGMAAGGVNQEPIKITADSVKAGYNAINNRDEGDTSSISTGDCKGGAACTMWKSPEEATEFAQRVVGESERQTCRTEGCKTSDSTGGVGLTPLVQEEYEKRLELMQELLSGAKPITPENLKEVSSDMLPVTRGVIEALKDDPDQGILAQRIASETALSSVLEKAFMLLRLMQAGSKNPRIEEMKPVSIAVANNIKHLKDEMEIIKMELDLRQTLANNTARMVLERQAYNAATSRSIEAADPDKDRFNKLNTTQQSTGGIDE, encoded by the coding sequence ATGAAAAAAACATTATTAGCTTTATTGATTGCTTCAATGGCTAGCACATCCATAGCCAAAGACTACAGTGTTACTACTTCAGGAGAGGTAGTAGAAGATTATGTTATGTACAGTATAGGTGGTGGTAATGCTTCAGGTGTACCACTTACTTATACCAAACCAAATACTATTGGTCTAGGTTTAGAGTGGAACTCCAATCTTATCTGCGGAAACATGGATATGATGGCCACTGTACAAAACCAACTTAATGGAATAACTAATGGCTTTCAACAACTAATGGGCGAAGTTGTTGACTCTGCAACAGGGGCAGTACAAAGCCTACCTGCGATGTTAATCCAACGTGCTAATCCTGGTCTTTATGAACTACTAAGCAATGGTGTACTGCAAGGCAGATTAGATTTTGATAAATCAAAACTAGCTTGCCAAGCCATGTCTGCCAAACTAGCAGATGTAGTCACTAGTGCTGCCTTTGGAGCTGTCTCAGATGGTCAAGCTATGCAAGATATGTTAGGTGCAGCAGATGGAGCAGTTACAGGAGCATTGGGTGATGGCTCTGGTGTTGACGCAGTATCAGCTATGAAAGGCCTAGAAGAAAATTTAGGACAAAATGGTATGGCATGGTTAGGAGGAATGGCAGCAGGTGGGGTCAACCAAGAACCTATTAAAATTACTGCGGATAGCGTCAAAGCAGGTTATAACGCTATTAATAACCGTGATGAAGGCGATACCTCCTCTATTAGCACAGGTGATTGCAAAGGAGGTGCTGCTTGTACGATGTGGAAATCTCCTGAAGAAGCTACAGAATTTGCTCAACGTGTAGTAGGAGAGTCTGAACGACAAACCTGTCGTACTGAAGGATGTAAAACTTCTGACTCAACAGGTGGGGTAGGATTGACACCACTGGTACAAGAAGAATATGAGAAACGTTTGGAACTTATGCAAGAATTGTTATCAGGTGCTAAACCCATTACCCCTGAAAACCTAAAAGAAGTATCCAGTGATATGTTACCAGTGACACGTGGCGTGATAGAGGCCTTAAAAGACGATCCTGATCAAGGTATCCTTGCACAACGTATAGCTTCAGAAACAGCGTTATCCTCTGTTTTAGAAAAAGCCTTTATGCTATTACGTTTAATGCAAGCAGGGTCAAAAAATCCACGTATAGAAGAAATGAAACCTGTTTCCATTGCGGTAGCCAACAATATCAAACACCTCAAAGATGAAATGGAAATCATCAAAATGGAGCTAGATTTAAGACAAACCCTAGCTAATAACACTGCTCGCATGGTACTAGAGCGTCAAGCTTACAATGCAGCCACCTCAAGATCTATTGAAGCAGCAGATCCAGATAAAGATCGTTTCAATAAACTCAATACGACACAACAATCAACAGGTGGTATCGATGAATAA
- a CDS encoding DEAD/DEAH box helicase yields MNTAIQNIPGKGLVQDLSVFINTFKGQLLDSLGQSNPPVYTPEKANPIRQAIMDNLIRQPFPAQAEIVQAVCALLIDSNEPAAIINAEMGTGKTMMAIAIAAVLFAEGYKRSLVISPPHLVYKWRREILETVPHAKVWVLNGPDTLAKLLQAREALKVKSEDVPEFYILGRVRMRMGYHWKPVCKNGRFVERYLDEDSQKTFTKIRPAACCPDCFSHIINPKSEQPYTPEEFCEIKNQQQCESCGSKLWTLMNGKKVEHKQADSEAEEIEQQDFRKQLVKEMCKIPTIGTATANKLINTFGTDFIAEMLVDNVHNFINLMDEKGDLIFNDSQAVRMERALGKIEFSFGQGGYQASEFIKRYLPQDYFHLLIVDEGHEYKNEGSAQGQAMGVLASKVKKILLLTGTLMGGYASDLFYLLFRVITSRMIEDGYKPNERGSLATASTAFQRDHGILKDIFTEKQGESHKTAKGNKMVHRTSKAPGFGPKGILRYVLPFTVFLKLKEIGGDILPEYTEEFVEVDMTDEQQDAYSYLVGTLTTLLKKALARGDTSLLGVVLNTLLAWPDCCFREETVTHPRDTNDDGTPKVLAKVESLFTPVNIMPKEAELIRICREEKANNRRVLVYSTYTQTRDTTHRLKTILEREGFKVGVLKCKPEEREDWILARVEEGIDVLICNPEQVKTGLDLLDFPTIVYMQTGFNVYTMMQASRRSWRIGQTQVVRVIFLGYRDTTQINCLELMAKKIAVTQSTSGDIPDSGLDCLNPDSESVEMALAKQLLAKAA; encoded by the coding sequence ATGAACACAGCAATACAAAACATACCAGGTAAGGGACTAGTACAAGATTTAAGCGTATTTATTAATACGTTTAAAGGGCAGTTACTAGACTCACTAGGACAATCTAATCCACCTGTGTACACACCTGAAAAAGCCAATCCTATTCGTCAAGCGATTATGGATAACCTTATTCGTCAGCCATTCCCTGCCCAAGCAGAGATAGTGCAAGCAGTTTGTGCACTGTTAATAGACAGCAACGAACCTGCGGCTATTATCAATGCAGAAATGGGGACTGGTAAGACAATGATGGCTATTGCGATTGCAGCGGTATTATTTGCTGAAGGCTATAAACGATCACTGGTTATATCACCACCCCATTTAGTTTATAAATGGCGACGTGAAATACTAGAAACAGTACCTCATGCCAAAGTATGGGTATTGAATGGTCCAGATACATTAGCAAAGCTTCTACAAGCGAGAGAGGCTTTAAAGGTAAAAAGTGAAGATGTACCAGAATTTTACATTCTAGGTCGTGTCAGAATGCGTATGGGCTACCATTGGAAACCTGTATGTAAAAATGGACGATTTGTAGAGCGTTATCTGGATGAAGATTCACAAAAGACCTTTACAAAAATAAGACCAGCAGCCTGTTGCCCAGACTGTTTTAGTCACATCATTAATCCAAAATCAGAACAACCTTACACACCTGAAGAGTTTTGTGAGATCAAAAATCAACAACAGTGTGAAAGTTGTGGTAGTAAGCTTTGGACATTAATGAATGGTAAAAAAGTTGAGCATAAGCAAGCTGACTCAGAAGCTGAAGAAATCGAGCAACAAGATTTTCGGAAGCAACTGGTTAAAGAAATGTGCAAAATCCCTACGATTGGTACTGCAACAGCTAACAAACTTATTAATACGTTTGGAACTGATTTTATTGCAGAAATGCTCGTAGACAATGTACATAACTTTATTAACTTAATGGATGAAAAAGGTGACTTAATCTTTAATGATAGCCAAGCAGTCCGTATGGAGCGAGCTTTAGGGAAAATAGAGTTTAGTTTTGGGCAAGGTGGATACCAAGCTTCAGAATTTATTAAACGCTATCTACCTCAAGACTACTTTCATCTACTGATCGTGGACGAAGGGCATGAGTACAAAAATGAAGGATCTGCACAAGGTCAAGCTATGGGAGTACTGGCTAGTAAAGTAAAAAAAATACTGTTACTGACAGGTACACTCATGGGAGGCTATGCATCAGATCTCTTTTACTTATTGTTCAGAGTTATTACGAGCAGAATGATTGAAGATGGGTACAAACCCAATGAGCGAGGTAGTTTAGCTACTGCCTCAACAGCATTCCAACGTGATCATGGCATATTAAAAGACATCTTTACTGAAAAACAAGGGGAAAGCCACAAGACAGCTAAGGGCAATAAAATGGTCCATAGAACGTCAAAGGCTCCTGGTTTTGGTCCTAAAGGTATTTTACGGTATGTACTACCTTTCACCGTTTTCTTGAAATTAAAGGAAATAGGGGGAGATATACTGCCAGAATATACCGAGGAGTTTGTTGAAGTAGATATGACAGACGAACAACAAGACGCTTATAGCTACCTTGTTGGTACCTTAACTACCTTACTAAAAAAAGCATTAGCACGTGGGGATACCTCACTGCTAGGCGTAGTACTTAATACCTTACTAGCATGGCCTGATTGTTGTTTTAGAGAAGAAACAGTAACGCATCCTAGGGATACAAACGATGATGGTACACCTAAAGTATTGGCAAAAGTAGAAAGCCTATTTACGCCAGTGAACATCATGCCCAAAGAAGCAGAACTGATTCGAATTTGCCGAGAGGAAAAAGCGAATAATCGAAGAGTCCTTGTGTACTCAACCTACACACAGACTAGAGATACAACGCATAGACTCAAGACTATTCTAGAACGAGAAGGTTTTAAGGTAGGTGTCTTAAAATGTAAGCCAGAGGAACGTGAAGACTGGATTTTGGCACGTGTAGAGGAGGGCATTGATGTACTTATCTGCAATCCAGAACAAGTTAAGACAGGCCTCGATTTACTGGACTTTCCTACTATTGTTTACATGCAAACAGGATTTAATGTTTACACCATGATGCAAGCAAGCAGAAGATCTTGGCGGATCGGGCAAACACAAGTTGTTAGAGTAATATTTTTAGGTTATAGGGATACGACACAGATAAACTGTTTAGAACTTATGGCCAAAAAAATAGCGGTTACCCAAAGTACATCGGGCGACATACCAGACAGCGGTTTAGATTGCTTAAATCCAGATAGTGAGTCAGTAGAAATGGCATTAGCTAAACAGCTACTGGCAAAAGCTGCTTAA
- a CDS encoding DUF6094 domain-containing protein produces the protein MALIFPRVAANFARNGYYPTDEPTIERILNAIAAKDPNQRIRIIDPTAGEGVAIAEVAHHLGRENVEAYAVEYNRERADHASTLVDHCLRSDLMDTVISNTSFGFLFLNPPYGDMAPGYNGAIYDQSKGRKRLEKLFYQKSFPMLQYGGILTFIIPYNQLDDELSTWLCNHFSQLRIYEAVDKQFKQVVILGVRTKKSDLDLADRKKMLGVFKAIYLGEMKAEELPQDWPYDPYLVPSSKAELQNFYQITMDPAELAREIANLKGLWPEFNLHMKYKQSVPRAPVTKPRDWHIAMALSAGEISGPIHSSETGQTLIVKGDTHKEKVEHTEWKTEQDGSKTFIRTLIDKFVPVIKAWDMTDGSPYKGKIITITTVKDPEPEQNVNNDGVDLSSFLFPIGRLLMTRGIDDLVQQGLDLLPYVTRHGQGDWGDGYESDNKQNDRAVKAMVDGHLYERVMSVYIIDPENDLKIWIITEWHGDDDGHITTVLLPSEY, from the coding sequence ATGGCATTAATATTTCCAAGAGTCGCAGCAAACTTTGCGAGAAATGGTTATTATCCAACAGATGAACCTACTATTGAGCGTATTCTAAATGCGATAGCTGCCAAAGACCCAAACCAACGTATCAGGATCATTGATCCGACAGCAGGTGAGGGGGTAGCAATAGCTGAAGTAGCGCATCATTTAGGACGTGAAAATGTTGAAGCTTATGCTGTGGAATATAACCGTGAACGTGCTGATCATGCCAGTACCTTAGTAGACCACTGCTTACGCAGTGATCTGATGGATACAGTTATCAGCAACACAAGTTTTGGATTCTTATTTTTAAATCCGCCTTATGGTGATATGGCCCCTGGTTACAACGGAGCTATTTATGACCAAAGTAAAGGGCGTAAACGATTAGAAAAACTGTTTTATCAAAAAAGCTTTCCGATGCTTCAGTATGGTGGAATATTGACCTTCATTATTCCCTATAACCAACTGGATGACGAACTAAGCACATGGCTTTGTAACCACTTCTCACAACTGAGAATTTATGAAGCAGTCGATAAGCAGTTTAAACAAGTAGTGATTCTAGGTGTTCGCACTAAAAAATCCGATCTTGATTTAGCTGATCGTAAAAAAATGCTAGGTGTATTCAAAGCAATATACCTAGGAGAAATGAAAGCAGAAGAACTACCTCAAGATTGGCCTTATGATCCTTATCTTGTACCTAGTAGTAAAGCTGAACTACAAAACTTTTATCAAATAACTATGGACCCTGCTGAACTAGCAAGAGAAATAGCTAATTTAAAAGGATTGTGGCCAGAATTTAATCTGCACATGAAATACAAACAAAGTGTTCCAAGAGCACCTGTGACCAAACCTAGAGACTGGCATATTGCAATGGCTCTATCCGCAGGTGAGATCTCAGGCCCGATTCATTCATCTGAAACAGGCCAAACACTGATAGTAAAAGGTGATACCCATAAAGAAAAGGTAGAACACACTGAGTGGAAAACCGAGCAAGATGGCAGCAAAACATTTATCAGAACATTGATAGATAAGTTTGTACCTGTTATCAAAGCATGGGATATGACCGATGGTTCACCCTATAAGGGCAAAATCATCACTATCACTACAGTAAAAGATCCAGAGCCAGAACAAAACGTTAATAACGATGGAGTAGATCTATCTAGTTTTTTATTTCCAATAGGTAGATTGCTAATGACCAGAGGTATTGATGATCTAGTTCAACAAGGCCTTGATTTATTGCCCTATGTTACAAGGCATGGTCAAGGTGATTGGGGTGATGGTTATGAATCTGATAACAAACAAAATGATCGAGCAGTTAAGGCGATGGTTGATGGACACCTTTATGAACGTGTCATGTCAGTTTATATCATTGATCCTGAAAATGACTTGAAAATTTGGATTATTACCGAATGGCATGGTGATGATGATGGGCATATAACCACAGTGTTATTGCCTTCAGAATACTAG
- a CDS encoding endonuclease: MRLITLILVPLAAQAQPSTFFEAKQLTNQIYFDNNTELYCGCTYNKHKQIDLNSCGYKIRKNTQRNRAERVEWEHVVPAAVIGKQRQCWQKGKRKYCQNNDPEFAKIEADLHNLIPVIGEVNADRQDFMFGWLPGQPSKYGQCQTIIDFKKRKIMPRQEVRGIVARISLYMYDRYHLRLSTQDKQLFQAWNKAYPVTHWEKTRNQRTACIMGWGNNYISTVDLTKCQTK; this comes from the coding sequence ATGAGGTTAATTACTTTAATACTTGTACCTTTAGCCGCTCAAGCACAGCCAAGTACTTTCTTTGAAGCAAAGCAACTAACTAATCAAATCTACTTTGATAACAATACCGAACTTTACTGTGGATGTACCTACAATAAACATAAACAAATCGATTTAAATAGTTGTGGCTACAAAATTCGTAAGAATACCCAACGTAATCGTGCTGAAAGAGTAGAGTGGGAGCATGTAGTACCTGCGGCAGTGATAGGAAAACAACGTCAATGTTGGCAGAAAGGCAAACGTAAATATTGCCAAAATAATGATCCTGAGTTTGCTAAAATCGAAGCAGATCTGCACAACCTTATTCCTGTGATCGGAGAAGTGAATGCTGATCGTCAAGACTTCATGTTTGGATGGCTACCTGGTCAACCTTCTAAATATGGTCAATGTCAAACCATCATAGACTTTAAAAAACGTAAAATAATGCCTAGACAAGAAGTAAGGGGTATTGTGGCCAGAATTAGTCTCTATATGTATGATCGTTATCATTTACGATTATCAACACAAGATAAACAACTTTTTCAAGCATGGAACAAAGCTTATCCTGTTACTCACTGGGAAAAAACTAGAAATCAACGTACTGCTTGTATTATGGGATGGGGCAATAACTATATTTCAACAGTTGATTTAACTAAATGCCAAACAAAATAA
- the tssI gene encoding type VI secretion system tip protein TssI/VgrG has product MFYNASETHFQLFWDDSSAQNNQLSIAEEQPKTAIDKLQILSFQGVEGISTPYAFEITLINKHIRFDITQLLSKSVFISFTPEGTSGNGTHGIVQSVKRGPISQHYTTFSIIITPRFTNLMRRVNQRKFVQKTTPDIIKTILEEHGLMEGANTGFEYKFKESYPVRDFCVQYDESDYHFVSRLCQEEGIAYYFQHESNGHKMIFTDAMPFFPSIAEAVKYMSDTGMVADQQALKYFDVSLASKTQTAAWRDYNFTNMKIPEGASQGKQSQKGNEATEPNLEHYDYPSSGMDKARNEQLAKIQIERLRANHLTGDGYSDIPDLHSGYYITIEGHPSLDTMDADKPWLITQIKHKGYQPQVLEAFAGTASAASTTIPSQLHKYLDIDTQLEFSVNDQQQGYFNVFNAIPQDVPYRPALRHPKPKVLGSQTAIVTGAAGEEIYCDEYGRIKVQFHWDREGTYDENSSYWIRVASNWAHDGYGTVVIPRVGMEVMVDFLEGDPDHPIISGAIHNGVNKVPYDLPANKTRSVFKTSSSKGGVGSNELRIEDKAGQEQIFVQAQKDYDQLTKNNHTVQVNNNSHLQVQNEHSETIVKNRYTKNKVKNII; this is encoded by the coding sequence TTGTTTTATAATGCTAGTGAAACTCATTTTCAATTATTTTGGGACGACTCTTCTGCACAAAATAATCAACTATCAATAGCTGAAGAACAACCTAAAACAGCAATAGATAAATTACAAATATTATCTTTTCAAGGAGTCGAAGGTATATCAACACCTTATGCTTTTGAAATAACCTTAATTAACAAACATATCCGTTTTGATATTACTCAACTCCTAAGTAAATCAGTCTTTATAAGTTTTACTCCTGAAGGCACATCTGGTAATGGTACGCATGGAATTGTACAGAGTGTTAAAAGAGGGCCTATAAGCCAACACTATACAACCTTCTCTATTATCATTACACCACGTTTTACTAACCTAATGCGTAGAGTTAATCAACGCAAATTTGTTCAAAAAACTACCCCTGATATTATAAAAACCATCTTAGAAGAACATGGTCTGATGGAAGGAGCTAACACTGGCTTTGAATACAAATTCAAAGAAAGCTATCCAGTCAGAGATTTTTGTGTTCAATACGATGAATCTGACTACCATTTTGTGTCGCGCCTTTGCCAAGAAGAAGGTATTGCATATTACTTTCAACATGAAAGTAATGGTCATAAAATGATTTTTACTGATGCCATGCCATTCTTTCCAAGCATAGCAGAAGCAGTTAAATACATGAGTGATACAGGCATGGTTGCAGACCAACAAGCCTTAAAATACTTTGATGTATCACTTGCTTCAAAAACTCAAACAGCAGCATGGCGTGACTACAACTTTACCAACATGAAAATCCCTGAAGGGGCTAGTCAAGGTAAACAAAGCCAAAAAGGTAACGAAGCCACAGAACCAAACTTAGAACACTACGACTATCCAAGTTCAGGTATGGACAAAGCCAGAAATGAACAACTGGCTAAAATACAAATTGAACGTCTCAGAGCTAACCACCTAACAGGTGATGGATATTCAGACATTCCAGATCTACACAGTGGTTATTACATCACTATCGAGGGACATCCTAGCCTAGATACAATGGATGCTGACAAACCTTGGCTAATTACCCAAATAAAACATAAAGGCTATCAACCACAAGTTTTAGAAGCCTTTGCAGGAACAGCTAGTGCAGCCAGTACCACTATACCTAGTCAACTGCATAAATATCTTGATATAGATACCCAGTTAGAATTTTCAGTAAATGACCAACAACAAGGTTATTTCAACGTATTCAACGCCATTCCACAAGATGTGCCCTACAGACCTGCTTTAAGACATCCAAAACCCAAAGTACTAGGTTCGCAAACAGCCATTGTAACAGGCGCAGCAGGTGAAGAAATCTACTGTGATGAGTATGGACGAATCAAAGTTCAATTCCATTGGGACAGAGAAGGTACATACGATGAAAATAGCTCCTACTGGATCAGAGTAGCAAGTAACTGGGCGCATGATGGCTATGGTACAGTTGTTATACCTAGAGTAGGTATGGAAGTGATGGTAGATTTTCTGGAAGGAGATCCTGATCACCCCATAATTTCTGGAGCAATCCATAATGGCGTTAACAAAGTCCCTTATGACCTACCTGCTAATAAAACTCGATCCGTATTTAAAACAAGCTCATCCAAAGGTGGTGTAGGTTCTAATGAACTAAGAATAGAAGACAAAGCAGGGCAAGAACAAATCTTTGTACAAGCACAGAAAGATTATGATCAACTCACTAAAAATAATCATACCGTACAAGTTAACAACAACAGCCACCTACAAGTACAAAACGAACACTCAGAAACCATAGTAAAAAACAGATACACCAAAAATAAAGTGAAGAACATCATTTAA